A section of the Rossellomorea marisflavi genome encodes:
- a CDS encoding Gfo/Idh/MocA family protein — translation MKIATIGTGFIVERFLSAVDDVEGAQCTAMYSRAESSARPLADKFGGPSIYTDLNRMLDEADADFIYVASPNSLHFEHVRTALHKGKHVICEKPFTSTARELEKLRALAKEKRLMLFEAITTIHLPNYELIRQNIGKIGPIRFIQANYSQYSSRYDKFLAGETPNIFNPAFSGGALVDINVYNIHFIMNLFGKPDAVHYMANTHTNGIDTSGVVLMKYPGFIGEAVGAKDTESPNFCLIQGEKGYIEVENGSSCEAITVKIADEEVVLNEQTNSNKLYYELKAFRDIYEKEDYDRCYDLLDYSCNVLDIVEQARKSAGIVFAAD, via the coding sequence ATGAAGATCGCTACAATCGGAACAGGATTCATTGTCGAAAGGTTCCTCTCTGCCGTTGATGACGTGGAGGGTGCCCAGTGCACCGCCATGTATTCCCGCGCAGAATCGAGTGCACGCCCTCTGGCAGACAAATTTGGCGGCCCATCCATTTATACAGATCTCAACCGGATGCTTGATGAAGCCGACGCAGATTTCATTTACGTGGCTTCCCCTAACAGTCTCCATTTCGAGCATGTGAGGACAGCCCTACATAAAGGAAAACACGTCATCTGCGAAAAGCCGTTTACATCGACGGCCAGGGAGCTCGAGAAATTAAGGGCGCTGGCAAAAGAAAAGCGCCTCATGCTCTTTGAAGCGATCACCACCATCCATCTGCCGAACTACGAACTGATCCGCCAAAACATCGGGAAGATCGGACCGATCCGCTTCATTCAGGCCAATTACAGTCAATATTCAAGCCGGTACGATAAATTCCTCGCAGGCGAAACACCGAATATCTTCAATCCGGCATTCTCGGGCGGTGCCCTGGTGGACATCAATGTCTACAATATCCACTTCATCATGAACCTGTTCGGGAAACCTGATGCCGTCCATTACATGGCCAATACCCATACAAATGGCATCGACACATCGGGCGTCGTCCTGATGAAATACCCTGGCTTTATCGGGGAAGCCGTCGGGGCCAAGGATACGGAAAGCCCGAACTTCTGCCTCATCCAGGGTGAAAAAGGCTATATCGAGGTAGAAAATGGTTCAAGCTGCGAGGCGATCACCGTCAAGATCGCCGATGAAGAAGTAGTCCTGAACGAACAGACAAATTCGAATAAACTCTACTACGAGTTGAAGGCATTCCGTGACATCTATGAGAAGGAAGACTATGATCGTTGCTACGATCTCCTTGATTACAGTTGCAACGTCCTCGATATTGTAGAACAAGCACGAAAATCCGCCGGCATCGTGTTTGCTGCAGATTAA
- a CDS encoding class I SAM-dependent methyltransferase, protein MSGNKWNATHYDDKIGFVSLYGKGLIDILDPKEGEEILDLGCGTGDLTQEIGEFGAVVRGIDYSEDMIQRAREKYPTISFDVGDAANFHTSQPMDAVFSNAALHWVRDADGVASSVARALRPGGRFVAEFGGSRNVGTIISGVEEELTARGIDATSRNPWYFPTVGDYSSLLEHHGFRVSFIHHYERPTPLSDGEKGLDHWLDGFADDFFPEFEGEEKAEVYKGIKERVRPALFKDGEWVADYWRIRVVAVKE, encoded by the coding sequence ATGAGTGGTAACAAGTGGAATGCAACGCATTATGATGACAAAATCGGGTTTGTTTCCCTATATGGCAAGGGCCTGATCGATATACTCGATCCGAAGGAAGGCGAGGAGATCCTTGACCTTGGGTGCGGAACCGGTGATTTGACGCAAGAGATTGGGGAATTCGGGGCAGTCGTAAGGGGGATTGACTATTCGGAGGACATGATCCAGCGCGCCCGGGAGAAGTATCCGACCATCTCCTTTGATGTGGGGGATGCTGCAAACTTTCACACTTCACAACCGATGGATGCCGTATTCTCCAACGCCGCCCTTCACTGGGTCCGTGATGCAGACGGTGTGGCCTCTTCTGTTGCCCGTGCTTTACGCCCCGGGGGACGATTTGTCGCTGAGTTTGGCGGGAGTCGAAACGTCGGGACGATCATCTCAGGAGTGGAAGAGGAACTGACTGCTCGTGGAATCGATGCCACATCAAGGAATCCGTGGTACTTCCCGACCGTCGGTGACTACAGTTCCCTCTTAGAGCATCATGGTTTCAGGGTATCGTTCATTCATCACTATGAGAGGCCGACACCCCTGTCAGATGGAGAAAAGGGTCTGGATCATTGGCTTGACGGTTTTGCCGACGACTTCTTTCCGGAGTTTGAGGGGGAGGAAAAGGCCGAGGTATATAAAGGGATCAAGGAGAGGGTGCGGCCTGCCCTTTTCAAGGACGGGGAATGGGTGGCGGATTATTGGCGGATCCGTGTAGTTGCTGTGAAAGAGTGA
- a CDS encoding EAL domain-containing protein, producing MKLVVHITNNYDLFLVFLSYIIALIAAFASIELSNRVRQTKGRAKLVWLMTAGGVLGLGIWSMHFIGMLAFHLSSTMYYDVSLVFLSIVASVAGCSAGFWMVSSPAPKKSHLVYGAVLMGTGIASMHYIGMAAIRPMMISYDPLLVTLSLGIAYSSAFAALWLGFYSSFAKEGMGFRVKLAFSLFMGVAITGLHYTGMTAAHFHPHEGHEGAGTVDVTFLTWGVFISTLLIFIFTFFSIAIDRFVRKKSILQTMMFDSAEDGIAISDKSGRIYHANSALLSMFPEANGQTVPDVFVQGTVEDSRLTIPIDTHQGERILEVSKHLIRGEGLEHSIWFTRDITEKRKSEEVIQFMAYHDPLTELPNRYKLEKLLDEWIADGKGVCCIFIDLDRLKFTNDTLGHQAGDVLLKEVTKRLKDALPEDCVLTRQGGDEFVVVSTCVDRGRVKNLANECVRAMNEPFSINGSNVRVTISAGIAHYPEDARNGSELLSYADLAMYESKKNGKNCVTEFNEEIRQKLERTMLLEQGFEHAFEQEEFYVLYQPKVNVKSGTLEGVEALMRWTHPRVGPVSPVEFIPIMEEKGMIHSVGRWVLKEACRQWVRWIVEGKEPIVMGVNISPLQFSREDFIPSVQEVLDETGMDPNYLELELTESSAMKCEADVIVILDRLREMGIKISLDDFGTGYSSFRYLKALPVEILKIDRSFLEDFEGNEEQEAIVRSMITLGHNLNMRVLVEGVEDAYQMDWLKREGCDLIQGFYLSRPDTAEAISARWMNMAAVSN from the coding sequence GTGAAATTAGTTGTACATATTACGAATAACTATGATTTATTTCTTGTCTTTTTGTCTTATATCATTGCGTTGATCGCAGCGTTTGCTTCTATAGAATTATCGAATCGAGTGAGGCAGACGAAGGGGAGGGCAAAGCTTGTCTGGTTGATGACGGCCGGAGGCGTCCTCGGGCTCGGGATCTGGTCCATGCACTTCATCGGCATGCTCGCCTTCCATCTATCGAGTACGATGTATTATGATGTCAGCCTTGTCTTCCTGTCCATTGTCGCTTCCGTGGCAGGATGCTCGGCTGGGTTCTGGATGGTTTCATCACCAGCGCCGAAGAAAAGCCATCTGGTCTATGGGGCTGTCCTCATGGGAACTGGTATCGCATCCATGCACTATATCGGCATGGCGGCCATCCGTCCGATGATGATCAGTTATGATCCACTGTTAGTGACCCTCTCATTGGGAATTGCGTATTCGTCAGCGTTCGCTGCCCTGTGGCTCGGGTTCTATTCGTCTTTTGCCAAGGAAGGGATGGGCTTCAGAGTGAAGCTCGCTTTCTCCTTGTTCATGGGAGTCGCCATCACGGGTCTTCACTATACGGGGATGACGGCTGCACACTTTCATCCTCATGAAGGACATGAAGGAGCAGGCACGGTGGATGTGACCTTCCTGACGTGGGGAGTCTTCATCAGTACCCTTTTAATTTTCATCTTCACCTTCTTCTCCATTGCCATCGATCGCTTTGTCAGGAAGAAATCGATCCTGCAGACGATGATGTTCGATTCGGCGGAAGACGGGATCGCCATCTCCGATAAATCAGGCAGGATCTATCATGCCAACTCAGCACTTCTTTCCATGTTTCCTGAGGCAAACGGTCAGACCGTACCCGATGTGTTCGTACAAGGGACGGTGGAAGATAGTCGACTGACCATCCCCATAGATACCCATCAAGGGGAGCGGATCCTGGAGGTGTCGAAGCACCTCATCCGGGGTGAGGGGCTTGAGCACTCCATCTGGTTCACGAGGGATATCACGGAGAAGCGCAAGTCGGAAGAAGTCATCCAGTTCATGGCCTATCATGATCCCCTGACGGAACTCCCGAACCGTTACAAACTCGAGAAGCTCCTTGACGAGTGGATTGCGGATGGAAAAGGGGTGTGCTGCATCTTCATCGACCTTGATCGCCTGAAGTTCACCAACGATACCCTCGGGCATCAGGCAGGCGATGTGCTGTTGAAAGAAGTGACGAAAAGGCTTAAGGACGCGCTCCCGGAGGATTGTGTGCTCACTCGTCAGGGTGGGGATGAGTTTGTAGTCGTTTCGACCTGTGTCGATAGGGGTAGAGTGAAGAACCTGGCCAACGAGTGCGTCCGTGCCATGAACGAGCCGTTCTCGATCAATGGATCCAATGTGCGGGTGACCATCAGCGCAGGAATCGCCCATTATCCCGAAGACGCGCGTAACGGGTCGGAGCTCCTGAGCTATGCGGATCTTGCCATGTATGAGTCCAAGAAGAACGGCAAGAACTGCGTCACGGAATTCAATGAAGAAATCAGACAGAAGCTTGAAAGGACGATGCTCCTCGAGCAGGGATTCGAGCATGCATTCGAGCAGGAAGAATTCTACGTCCTTTATCAGCCCAAAGTGAACGTGAAATCCGGAACCCTTGAAGGGGTGGAGGCGCTCATGCGCTGGACCCATCCCCGTGTCGGACCTGTCTCCCCGGTGGAATTTATCCCGATCATGGAAGAAAAGGGGATGATCCACTCTGTGGGCAGGTGGGTGCTGAAGGAAGCGTGCCGGCAGTGGGTAAGATGGATAGTGGAAGGGAAAGAGCCCATCGTGATGGGCGTCAACATTTCCCCTCTCCAGTTCTCGAGGGAGGACTTCATCCCATCCGTTCAGGAAGTACTCGATGAAACCGGGATGGATCCGAATTATCTGGAGCTTGAACTGACCGAATCCTCGGCCATGAAATGCGAAGCGGATGTCATCGTCATCCTTGATCGACTCAGGGAAATGGGGATCAAGATCTCCCTGGACGATTTCGGGACAGGCTATTCATCGTTCCGGTATTTGAAGGCACTGCCCGTCGAGATTCTGAAGATTGACCGTTCCTTCCTGGAAGACTTTGAAGGGAACGAAGAGCAGGAAGCCATCGTACGGTCCATGATCACCCTCGGACACAACCTGAATATGAGGGTGTTGGTGGAGGGTGTGGAGGATGCCTATCAGATGGACTGGCTCAAGCGGGAAGGCTGCGACTTGATCCAGGGATTTTATTTAAGCAGACCGGATACGGCCGAGGCGATTTCCGCGCGCTGGATGAACATGGCGGCCGTATCAAACTAA
- a CDS encoding methyl-accepting chemotaxis protein has product MTKVSEENSETLQGLQKQADDIKGIVQTVREIAAQTNLLALNAAIEAARAGEHGRGFDVVAKEVRKLSERVEKSIVEIRDNIEGITVEVKKITSGTDIAQHDIKESQTMIKHTVHDFSGLTMASTKLEEHAKRFQDII; this is encoded by the coding sequence ATGACCAAAGTATCGGAAGAAAATTCGGAAACCCTCCAAGGGCTTCAGAAACAGGCCGATGATATCAAAGGCATTGTCCAGACCGTGCGGGAAATCGCCGCCCAGACGAATCTCCTTGCCTTGAACGCCGCCATCGAAGCTGCAAGGGCAGGCGAGCATGGCAGGGGCTTCGATGTCGTGGCGAAAGAAGTGAGAAAACTATCGGAGCGGGTGGAGAAATCCATCGTCGAAATCCGTGATAACATCGAAGGCATCACCGTAGAAGTAAAGAAAATCACCTCCGGTACCGATATCGCCCAGCATGATATCAAGGAAAGCCAGACGATGATCAAGCACACCGTCCACGATTTCTCCGGCCTGACGATGGCCTCCACCAAGCTGGAAGAGCATGCAAAAAGATTCCAGGACATCATATAA
- a CDS encoding alanyl-tRNA editing protein encodes MTVKRYYEDAYRSTFTTTINELAQDEKGRWYAILEETCFYPTGGGQPHDTGMLGERRVLEVENVNGEIRHYLDAPLEEGVTITGNIDWERRFDHMQQHAGQHILSASFIESLGYETISFHLGQETLTIDLEIPDLTREEANRAEALANQVIREARPIETKWVTEGELGDYPLRKQPDVDGPIRLVIIPDFDYNGCGGTHPASTSEVGGIKILDWEMRKSHIRLRFICGDRIRTHLQAKHDLLKDLTGIIQAPEDGMKDAVLRMIDRQKDTEKELEGVKAEYLKLEADVLVNSIQEVAGHLLLSRVYDERPIKELQGLAQQITARKDDVVVLFAVKNGAKLQLVGARGKASTAALKESVRPVFDLINGKGGGKDAFVQGGGEAIISKEELMEEWIRQL; translated from the coding sequence ATGACCGTCAAACGCTATTACGAAGATGCGTACCGCAGCACATTCACCACCACGATCAACGAACTAGCTCAGGATGAAAAAGGACGCTGGTACGCCATTCTTGAAGAAACGTGCTTCTATCCGACAGGTGGAGGTCAGCCTCACGATACGGGGATGCTCGGGGAACGCAGGGTCCTGGAAGTAGAAAATGTGAACGGAGAGATCCGTCACTACTTGGATGCCCCCCTTGAGGAGGGCGTCACCATCACCGGGAATATTGACTGGGAGAGGCGCTTCGACCATATGCAGCAGCATGCGGGGCAGCATATCCTGTCTGCCAGCTTCATAGAATCTCTAGGCTATGAAACCATCAGTTTTCATCTTGGTCAGGAGACCCTCACCATCGATCTTGAGATCCCCGATTTGACCAGGGAAGAGGCAAATCGAGCGGAAGCCCTTGCCAATCAGGTGATCAGGGAAGCGAGACCTATCGAGACAAAGTGGGTAACAGAAGGCGAGCTGGGAGATTATCCACTCAGGAAGCAGCCCGACGTGGACGGACCGATCCGCCTCGTCATCATCCCGGACTTCGACTATAATGGATGCGGCGGCACTCACCCTGCATCCACAAGCGAAGTGGGAGGGATCAAGATTCTCGATTGGGAAATGCGTAAATCCCATATCCGTCTTCGGTTCATCTGTGGAGACAGGATCCGCACCCATCTTCAAGCGAAACACGATCTCCTTAAAGACCTGACCGGGATCATCCAGGCGCCGGAAGATGGCATGAAAGATGCCGTGCTCCGGATGATTGACAGGCAAAAGGATACCGAGAAGGAACTGGAAGGTGTAAAAGCCGAATACCTGAAGCTTGAGGCGGACGTACTGGTCAATAGCATACAGGAGGTAGCGGGACATCTCCTGCTCTCCAGGGTCTATGACGAGCGTCCGATCAAGGAGCTGCAGGGCCTCGCCCAACAGATCACAGCCCGGAAGGATGACGTGGTCGTCCTGTTTGCCGTGAAGAACGGAGCCAAGCTTCAGCTTGTCGGGGCAAGAGGGAAGGCATCGACAGCCGCCCTCAAGGAATCGGTGCGACCGGTATTCGACCTGATCAACGGTAAAGGCGGAGGGAAGGATGCATTCGTTCAAGGCGGTGGTGAAGCGATCATCAGCAAGGAAGAGCTCATGGAAGAGTGGATTCGACAGCTATAA
- a CDS encoding YIP1 family protein, which yields MQESTPVNPWLTIWVKPRTTIRYILNHKFLGFAFLLTILAGIGNTLDQASSRDVLDNMDLGLPLFLLGAVIFGAITGIIGWFLTSLVAWGVGKIFKGTATYKEMLLATAWANIPIIIALVLWVPDLMVMGEGAFQSDYVVGSFIGAVYIFFSVFVQIVLAGWYFFILIKAVSEAHRFSSWLGLCTLLIPGALLTILFIPILLLAMF from the coding sequence ATGCAAGAATCAACACCAGTGAATCCATGGCTCACCATCTGGGTGAAGCCAAGAACGACCATCCGCTATATTCTTAATCATAAGTTTCTCGGTTTCGCCTTTTTACTCACTATCCTGGCTGGAATCGGCAATACGCTTGATCAAGCATCATCTAGAGATGTCCTTGATAATATGGATCTTGGTTTACCTTTATTCCTTCTTGGGGCGGTGATTTTCGGAGCCATCACCGGTATTATTGGCTGGTTCCTGACCTCCCTGGTTGCGTGGGGGGTAGGAAAGATTTTCAAAGGGACGGCCACCTACAAGGAGATGCTCCTGGCGACAGCATGGGCGAACATTCCGATAATCATCGCGCTTGTTCTTTGGGTGCCGGACCTGATGGTCATGGGCGAAGGCGCATTTCAATCTGATTATGTGGTCGGTTCTTTCATAGGAGCGGTATACATCTTTTTCTCGGTATTCGTTCAAATTGTCCTTGCGGGCTGGTACTTCTTTATCTTAATTAAAGCTGTTTCTGAAGCTCACCGGTTCTCATCATGGCTTGGCCTCTGCACGCTCTTGATTCCGGGTGCCTTGCTCACTATTTTATTTATTCCAATTCTCTTGTTGGCTATGTTTTAA
- a CDS encoding nicotinate phosphoribosyltransferase, with translation MTMQYADDSLALHTDLYQINMTKAYWDDNFHNRKAVFEVFFRKLPFGNGYAVFAGLERIIEFVKKFQFSDSDIDYLRELGYEEEFLQYLKEMRFTGTIRSMEEGELSFGNVPLLRVEAPLGQAQLLETALLNIVNYQTLIATKANRIKQVVQDEVVMEFGTRRAHELDAAIWGTRAAYIGGFDATSNVRAGKIFGMPVSGTHAHAMVQAYRDEYTAFHKYAESHKDCVFLVDTYDTLRSGVPTAIKVAKELGDKINFKGIRLDSGDMAYQSKKARKMLDDAGFPETKIIASNDLDEYTIMNLKAQGALIDVWGIGTKLITAYDQPALGAVYKLVSIEGEDGNMQDTIKISSNAEKVSTPGKKRVYRIINSINHKSEGEYIALEHEKPQEEERLKMFHPVHTYISKFVTNFEARELHVDVFKDGKLVYETPSLDRIRTFVNENLELLWDEYKRAMNPEGYPVDLSDECWSNKMELIHEVKASVKEKSVDIK, from the coding sequence ATGACGATGCAGTATGCAGATGACAGTTTGGCTTTACATACAGACTTGTATCAAATCAATATGACGAAGGCTTATTGGGACGATAATTTTCATAATCGAAAGGCTGTTTTTGAAGTCTTCTTTCGAAAACTGCCTTTTGGCAATGGATATGCGGTCTTCGCGGGACTTGAGAGAATCATTGAGTTCGTGAAGAAATTCCAGTTTTCGGATAGCGATATCGATTATTTGAGGGAGCTTGGATATGAAGAGGAGTTCCTTCAGTACTTGAAGGAGATGCGATTCACCGGGACGATCCGTTCCATGGAGGAAGGGGAGCTTTCCTTTGGGAATGTTCCGCTCCTTCGCGTGGAGGCGCCACTTGGTCAGGCGCAGCTGTTGGAAACCGCGCTTCTTAATATCGTGAACTATCAGACCTTGATCGCTACGAAGGCAAACCGGATCAAACAGGTGGTCCAAGATGAGGTAGTCATGGAGTTCGGCACCCGTCGTGCCCATGAACTTGATGCCGCCATCTGGGGGACGCGTGCCGCCTACATCGGTGGATTTGATGCAACGAGCAATGTACGGGCCGGGAAGATTTTCGGCATGCCGGTATCGGGTACACACGCTCATGCCATGGTACAGGCTTACCGTGATGAGTACACGGCTTTCCACAAATATGCAGAAAGCCATAAGGACTGTGTATTCCTAGTGGATACGTACGATACCCTTCGTTCCGGAGTTCCAACGGCCATCAAGGTGGCGAAGGAACTCGGCGATAAGATCAATTTCAAAGGGATCCGCCTCGATAGCGGAGACATGGCGTACCAGTCCAAGAAGGCGCGCAAGATGCTCGATGATGCCGGGTTCCCGGAAACGAAGATCATTGCGTCGAACGACCTCGATGAGTATACCATCATGAACCTGAAGGCACAGGGGGCCCTGATTGACGTATGGGGGATCGGGACGAAGCTGATCACGGCTTATGACCAGCCTGCCCTCGGTGCAGTCTACAAGCTCGTGTCCATTGAAGGGGAAGACGGCAACATGCAGGATACCATCAAGATCTCGAGCAATGCGGAGAAGGTATCGACGCCTGGTAAGAAACGCGTGTACCGGATCATCAACTCGATCAATCACAAGTCTGAAGGGGAGTACATCGCCCTTGAGCACGAGAAGCCGCAGGAAGAAGAGCGCCTGAAGATGTTCCACCCTGTGCACACGTACATCAGCAAGTTCGTCACGAACTTCGAGGCGCGGGAGCTTCATGTGGATGTATTCAAGGATGGGAAGCTTGTATATGAAACACCATCCCTCGACAGGATCCGTACCTTTGTGAATGAAAATCTGGAATTGCTGTGGGATGAATACAAGCGTGCCATGAATCCGGAAGGGTACCCGGTCGATCTCAGTGATGAATGCTGGTCCAATAAGATGGAACTCATCCATGAAGTCAAAGCGTCGGTCAAAGAAAAATCAGTTGATATCAAGTAA
- the nadE gene encoding ammonia-dependent NAD(+) synthetase produces the protein MDSLQKQIVEEMMVSPEIDPKEEIRRSVDFMKSYLKKNSFLKSLVLGISGGQDSTLLGKLASIAITELNEEAGSKEYAFYAIRLPYGEQGDAQDAIDAVKFIDPTDSLTVNIKAAVDASVHTLKESGIEMSDFVKGNEKARERMKVQFAVAAVKKGVVLGTDHSAEAVTGFYTKFGDGAADLVPLFRLNKRQGRKLLEELGCPEHLYTKKPTADLEEDRPALADEEALGVTYEQLDDYLEGKEVPADAKKAIESHYLKTQHKRHLPITVFDDFWK, from the coding sequence ATGGATTCTCTTCAAAAACAAATCGTAGAAGAAATGATGGTTTCACCGGAGATTGATCCCAAGGAAGAAATTCGACGCAGTGTCGATTTCATGAAATCGTATCTTAAGAAGAACTCGTTCCTCAAGAGTCTCGTTCTTGGCATTTCGGGAGGTCAGGATTCCACTCTCCTCGGGAAGCTCGCTTCGATTGCCATCACGGAACTGAACGAAGAAGCCGGTTCGAAGGAATATGCGTTTTACGCCATCCGTCTGCCATATGGGGAGCAGGGCGATGCCCAGGATGCCATTGATGCCGTGAAGTTCATCGACCCGACGGATTCCTTGACCGTCAATATTAAAGCGGCCGTGGACGCAAGTGTCCATACCCTGAAGGAAAGCGGCATCGAAATGTCGGATTTCGTGAAAGGGAATGAAAAGGCCCGTGAGCGCATGAAGGTTCAATTCGCTGTCGCTGCCGTGAAGAAAGGTGTCGTCCTCGGAACGGATCATTCTGCCGAAGCAGTGACTGGATTCTATACGAAGTTCGGGGACGGGGCCGCGGATCTTGTACCGCTATTCCGTTTGAATAAACGCCAAGGTCGCAAGCTTCTTGAAGAGCTCGGATGTCCGGAACATCTCTATACGAAGAAGCCGACTGCAGATCTTGAGGAAGATCGCCCGGCTCTTGCTGATGAAGAAGCGCTTGGCGTGACCTATGAACAGCTGGATGACTATCTTGAAGGAAAAGAAGTTCCGGCTGATGCAAAGAAGGCGATTGAGTCCCACTACTTGAAGACTCAACATAAACGCCATCTGCCGATCACTGTATTCGATGATTTTTGGAAATAA
- a CDS encoding quinone oxidoreductase family protein: MKALVFERFGGPEVLTYQDIPEPTLASNEVLVRMKAVGLNFADVYRRKGNYHLSGNPPYILGYEGAGIVEKVGEDVKGVNIGDRIAFADVPYANAELVAVPHDKVIPVPEAISFETAASLLLQGLTAHYLTKDSYSIKDGDHALVHAASGGVGQLLVQIIKSLGGHVIGLTSTKEKAEVAKAIGADHVFLYDEDWAAKVREVYPAGVDVAYESVGSTLSESFQATRTGGTVVFFGMAGGDPEPVDPRMLMDTSKTLTGGDLWNVLTSHEERVERSAELFQWVTDGSITLSEPTTFHLSEGRKAHEYLESRKSTGKILLLP; the protein is encoded by the coding sequence ATGAAAGCACTTGTATTCGAACGATTCGGAGGCCCGGAAGTCCTGACGTATCAAGATATTCCGGAACCGACTCTAGCCAGCAATGAGGTACTTGTGAGGATGAAGGCTGTCGGCCTCAACTTCGCGGATGTGTACCGGAGAAAAGGAAACTACCATCTATCAGGGAACCCCCCTTACATCTTGGGCTATGAAGGGGCAGGCATCGTCGAGAAGGTCGGGGAGGATGTAAAGGGCGTGAATATCGGAGACCGGATTGCTTTTGCCGACGTTCCCTATGCAAACGCCGAGCTTGTAGCCGTTCCACATGATAAAGTCATCCCTGTACCAGAAGCTATCTCTTTTGAAACGGCCGCTTCCCTCCTTCTACAAGGACTGACTGCACACTATTTGACCAAGGACAGCTACTCCATCAAAGACGGTGACCACGCCCTGGTTCACGCAGCCTCGGGTGGTGTCGGTCAATTGCTCGTACAGATCATCAAGTCCCTAGGCGGACATGTGATCGGCCTGACATCAACTAAAGAGAAGGCAGAAGTGGCCAAAGCAATCGGCGCAGATCACGTCTTCCTCTACGATGAGGATTGGGCCGCAAAGGTCAGGGAAGTCTATCCTGCAGGTGTCGATGTTGCCTATGAATCCGTCGGGTCCACATTGAGCGAAAGCTTCCAGGCCACACGCACAGGGGGAACCGTCGTGTTCTTCGGGATGGCAGGCGGCGATCCGGAGCCGGTCGATCCCCGCATGCTCATGGATACGTCCAAAACATTGACGGGTGGTGACCTATGGAATGTCCTCACCTCACATGAGGAAAGGGTGGAACGTTCCGCCGAATTGTTCCAATGGGTCACAGACGGCTCCATCACTCTATCGGAACCGACGACTTTCCACTTGAGTGAAGGCAGGAAAGCCCATGAATACCTTGAAAGCCGCAAAAGCACTGGGAAGATCTTGCTGTTGCCATAA
- a CDS encoding AAA family ATPase: MAEQSLNPKVEGIIQNIEKVMIGKREVAELSVVSLLAGGHVLLEDVPGVGKTMMVKALAKSVGADFKRIQFTPDLLPSDVIGVSIYNPREMEFTFRPGPIMGNIILADEINRTSPKTQSALLEGMEESSVTIDGMTRKLDKPFFVMATQNPIEYEGTYPLPEAQLDRFLLKMKMGYPEPEEEMEVLNRAQKNPPIEDLVPAITLAELIRLQEEVKDIFVDDTIKKYIVDIAHRTRIHANVYLGASPRGSIALMKACQAYAFLRGRSYVVPDDVQFLAPFVFSHRIIMKSEAKYEGVTPEDVVERVIARMPVPVQRLVR; the protein is encoded by the coding sequence ATGGCAGAGCAATCATTGAATCCCAAAGTGGAAGGGATTATACAAAATATTGAGAAGGTCATGATCGGAAAACGTGAAGTGGCCGAGCTGAGCGTGGTGTCCCTGCTTGCAGGGGGACATGTACTTCTCGAGGATGTACCGGGTGTAGGTAAGACCATGATGGTGAAGGCACTGGCCAAGTCGGTGGGGGCGGACTTCAAGAGGATCCAGTTCACGCCTGACCTCCTGCCTTCCGATGTCATCGGGGTGTCGATCTACAATCCTAGGGAAATGGAGTTCACATTCAGACCGGGTCCGATCATGGGGAATATCATTTTGGCAGATGAAATCAACCGGACATCACCTAAAACCCAGTCGGCACTCCTTGAGGGGATGGAAGAGAGCAGCGTGACCATCGACGGAATGACAAGGAAGCTCGATAAACCATTCTTTGTCATGGCAACGCAGAACCCGATCGAATATGAAGGGACTTATCCCCTGCCGGAAGCCCAGCTGGACCGATTCCTTCTGAAAATGAAAATGGGCTATCCGGAACCGGAAGAAGAGATGGAGGTCCTCAACCGGGCGCAAAAGAATCCTCCGATTGAAGATCTGGTACCGGCCATCACCCTTGCGGAACTGATCCGGCTTCAGGAGGAAGTGAAAGATATATTCGTTGACGATACGATCAAGAAATACATTGTCGATATTGCTCATAGGACGAGGATCCATGCCAACGTCTATCTCGGAGCGAGCCCCCGTGGGTCCATCGCCCTCATGAAAGCCTGTCAAGCGTACGCCTTCCTTAGGGGACGGAGTTATGTGGTTCCGGATGATGTTCAGTTTTTGGCACCGTTCGTTTTCTCGCATCGGATCATCATGAAATCTGAAGCGAAGTATGAGGGGGTCACCCCGGAAGATGTTGTAGAAAGGGTCATCGCCAGGATGCCTGTCCCTGTTCAAAGGCTTGTGAGGTAG